The genomic segment GGCCGACATCACCCGGATTCTTTCCGAGACGCCCGACCCGCAGGAGGCCGCGGCCCGGTTGGCCGAGGCGGCGACGGACGGTGCGCAGCCCGGTCGGGAGGCGGCGACCGTCGCGGTGGCCGGCGTGCCGGCCGCCGGAGAGTCGGCGGGTGGGCTCGGACACCCGGTCACCCAACTTCGCGAACGCGTGTACACGCCGCAGGGTGACCTGCCCGCGGACGTGTCGGTGTCGGTGTTCGGTACCGACGCGGCTCGAACGGTGCGCGGCGAACTCGTCGACCAGCTGACGCGGCTGGTCGACTGGCCGATCGAGCGGATCGCGCGGGCCCCGAGGCTCGCCGACTTCGCCGAGCAGCAGGCCGACCTGCATGCCGAGCTGTTCGCCGCTGGCGACGGCGAGCACCATGACGCCCTCGCCGCGGCGTACCGACAGCTTGCCGACGCCGCGGGTAAGGCGCTCACCCGTGGTATCGGCGTCGATCTGCTCGCGCCGGACCGTGTCCGGGCCCTGCACGAGCACATCACGTTGCTGGAACGCGACGGGGTGGCCGCAGGGGGCTTGACCGGCGCCGACGGTAACGCCGGCTCGCCCGACGGGGCGCCCGCCGGTCGGCCGAGCGGTTCGCCGCGCGACGTCGGTGCGAAGCACGGTTCCGAGCGGGCCGCCGGAGCGGCGGACGACGGGCTGCCGGGCAGCCGCCCGGCGCTCGACGAAGCGCAGCACCCGGGCTCGACGGAGCGCCTCGCCATCGGCTCCGAGTCGACCGGATCGGAGCTGCTCGACGGGGTCCCCCGCGAGATCGTCGAGAAGGAGCTGGAGTACGAGGCGGCCCGCGCGGACGAGGAGCGCGCCTTCGGCGAGTACCTGGGCGCCAGCGAGGCCTCGGCACGCGCGGACACGATGGGGCATCGCAGTTCCGTCCGGTTCTCGGAGCGGGCGGAGAAGGCCGTCGACCGGTTGCGGGCGAGCGGAGACCCCGACGTCGAGCGCACCACCGCGCGGGTTGACGCGGCACGGGCCGAGTACGAGGCGGCGCGGGACCGTCAAGCCCGGTGTGCGCAGCAGGTGGCGGAGACGTGGCGGGCCACCGCGGCGGGGACCGCCGACGAGACCGTCGCGGCCCGTTACCGCCGGATTGCGGAAGCCTGGACGGACCGGCAGGAGCTGCTCGACCAGTGGCACGCCGCCCGGCTCGGCGAAACGGTGGCCGATGCGACGCTGGCGGCAGCGGACCGGACGCTGGATCGGATGGCCCGGTTCGAGCGGGCGGAGGAGACGGGTACCGACATGGTCGGGATCCGGGGCCAGGCGGTCGGCGCGGCGGTCGACCATCGGATCCGCGCCGAGCTGCTGGCCGCTCGGTACCACCGCTTGGATCGGTGGCTCACCGGCGATCCGTTGCACACCGAGCCGGCGGGAGCGGAAACCGCGGGGCGTGTCGTCGACGCGCTCGGTGCGTTGGTCGACGCCGAACAGGCCGTTCGATCGGATGCGGCCAGGGCGGAGCCCGGCGAGGGGTACGACGAGGCGACCGCCACCGCTTCGGCCCGGGACACGTACGCGCGCCTGCACCAGCGGCTCACCGCCGCCGCCGCGACCGTCGACGGCCCGCGGCTGCTGCCCCGAGCCCTCGAAACCCTTGCCGGGCACCTCGACGAGACGCGGTTCGGTGACCTGTGGCAGTCGAACCGACCCCCGCGCGCGTGGTACGCGTGGGGTGCGCCGCCGCGTCACCTCGACGCCGTCCGGACCGCAACCGACCGGATCGCGCGTTCCGACGAGGCGCTGCTGGAACACGTGCGTACCGTGCTCACCCTGGCCGGGTTGCGCCCCGAGCCGTCGCCGGTCCGTACCCCCGGCGAGGTGCTGGCCGATCTGGTCGACGGACACGAGGTCTTCCGGCACGAGCTGGCCGCGGCGCCGGCCGATCCGGGCCGGATCGCCACCGGCCTGCGCCACCTGCTGGAGCGCTTGGACACCGACCAGCATCAGCAGTCGTCGTCCTGGGGTGAGCGGCGCCGATTCGGCAAGGCCCGGTCGGTGCTGGCGGAGCGGTACGAGGCACTTGCCGGCCGGCAGGAATGGCGGTCGGCGGTCGACCGGCTCACCGCGGTCGAGCTCGAACGAGTCGCCGCGTTGCGACGGGAGTTCGACCAGTCGGTGGCGCAGCTGGCGGCGCGTGAGCACTGGGCCGCCGATCGCTCCGACGAGTCCGTCAGCCGGCTCGCGGTCGACGCCACCGACCGGTACGCCGCCTACGAGGCGGCGGCCCGCGACCACCTGGCGCGCACCGACCGGGCGGCGGAGCGGGACTTGGCGGAGCACACCGTCACCGCCATCGTGGACGAGCTGCACCGGTTGGGTACTCCGGAGGCGGAGTCCCTGGTCGAGCCGGTGTCGCGGCTGCGAACCGACGCCGAGCCGGTCGCCGAGGGCGGGCACGATGCCGCCGCGGGTACGTCCGGCGGGCCGGAACACCGGATCGCGGAGCAGGCGCTCGACGTCCGGCGGGTGGGCGACGAGCTGGACGCCCTCGACGGCACGAACCGGGTCGCGCCGGACGGCGAGGGCGTGGTCACCTTCACCGACATCGACGGGTCCCGGCCGGTGGCGCTGGGCCGGGATGCCGCCGGAATCCGAGCCGACCTCGACGTTCGCGAGGTGCCGGGTACCGACTGGGAGATCCGGTCACATCATGGCGGCGGGCTCTGGCAGCCGGCGGGCCGCGACGCGCGCGGCGTGTTCTGGGTGCACACCCGCGATCACGGCACGATCGGGTTCCGGGAGTCCACGGACTCCCCGTTGCTTCCGGGGCGGGCCGGGCAGACCCACACCGATCCCGGCGAGGTCCTGGAATGGGTGCAGGGGCGCCCCGTCTTCCAGACCCGGCTCGGCCCACGCGTGCTGACAGTGGATGTCGCCCGGGTGCGGATCCACGAGATCACCGACACCGTCGACCGGCTGACCGCCCGCGCCCGCGGCGAGGAGCAGGGCACCGTCCGCCGGTTCCTGCACCGCCTGGTGTCCCGGCGCACCGGGCCGGATCCGGAGCACACCGACGACTGCGTGCGGGCCCGGGCCAACGAGCGGCTGCTGCTGCTGGATCGGCTGTCCAGCCAGGATCCGACGGTGCGCGACCAGTCCTACCGGGATCTGCTGGACATCGACGGCTACCTGCGTCGGCACGGTGTGGAGCCGGTGCCGCCGACGCCGATGCCGCGCTCCGGTGCCGGCTCGCGACCGGATGGCTGGGCCGCCCGCGGGCGGGCGCCGGGGGAGGCCGCGCCGACCGCGGCGTCCGGGCTGCCGGCAGCTTGGACCGTGGGCCACGGGGCGCGGGCAGCCGCGTCGGCGACCGGCGGCGTGCCGGCGCGCGAGAGCGGGCATTCCTCCGGGGGCTCCGACGTGCAGCGGCACCCGGTGGGGGAGGGTCGGCGGAACCTGATCGGCGGCCCGCGCCCCGGCGAGGCCGGCGTGCCCCCGGCGGTGGATCCGGCGATGCAGCGGGCCGACGCCCCGCTCGCCGGACACGTCCCCGGCGTCGCCGCCGCCGATCATGCACCGTCGGAGCCGTCGGAGCCGTCGGAGTTCCGGGTGCTTGCCGAGACCGGCGACGACGGCGGGGAGTACCTCGGCGCGGGCCAGTTCGGCCGGTACGGCGCGGCCGGCGCACTGGTGCACCACGACGGCCGGTTCCTGCTGGTACAGCGGGGCGAGGGCCTTGCGACGAACACCGGGAAGTGGCAGTTGCCCGGCGGCGCGATGGACTCCAGGGAGACCGCGGCCCAGGGGGTGGCGCGGGAGATGCGCGAGGAGGTGGGGATCACCGACCCCGACCTCGCCGACCTCCGGCTGATCGGTAGCCATGTCCAGTCCGGTACCCGGGGCTGGGCGTACACCACGATGGCGGTGGATTCCCCGCGGCTGTTCGAACCGCACATCACCGACCGGGCCGAGGTCGCCGACGCCCGGTGGGTCACGCGCGGCGAGCTGCTGGAGATGGCCGACCGGGGCGAGCTGCACCCGGCCCTCGCAGCCGACGTCGACCGCCTGTTCGACCTGTTCGACGGCGGCGGCACCGTCCCGGAGCGGCCCGCCGACATCCGCGACTACGTTCAGGTCGGCGGGCAGGGCGGTTCGGTGGACGCGGCGACGTACGCCGACGGCGCCGGGCACCAGCGGTACGTGAAGGCGCCGGCATCCGAGCTGCACACCCGGGTCGAGTGGCTGGCGAACCGGCTGTACCAGGCGGCCGGCACCCGGGTCGCCGAGGTTGACCTGGTCGACGTGCGAGGCCGGTTCGACGGCAAACAGCTGGGCCTCAGCTCCCGGATGATCGACGGGGACACGGCGCTGACCCGCTGGCTGCCGCAGCCCGAGTTCGCGGCCAAGTTGCGCCGGGACTTCGTGGTCGATGCGTGGCTGGCGAACTGGGACGTGATCGGCGAGGGGTACAACAACGTTCTGGTCACCGGAGCCGGAGACCCGGTCCGCCTGGACACCGGCGGCGCGCTGCTGTTCCGGGCGCAGGGCACCGCGAAGGGGAGGCGTTCGGCACCGAGGTCGGCGAGCTGGAGTCGATGCTCGATCCGGCGCGGAACGACGCGGCTGCGCGGGCGTTCCAGGGGTTGACCGCCGAGGAGATACGTGCCGGGGTGGCCCGGATCCGAGACATCACACCGGAGCAGATCGACGCGCTGATCGACCGGGCGCAACTGCCCGCCAAGGAGGCGCTGGACCTCCGGTTCGCGTTGAAGGCGCGGCGGGAGTACCTGATCGAGCGCTACCTCGATGCCGGGCACGGGGATGCCGGTCCCGTCGACGCGACGGACAGCTCCGGCGCCCAGTACGCGGCGCTGGGCGCCGACGAGCGCCGCATCTTCGACGCCGAGGTCGCGTCCCGGCTGAACGCCGATCACGACATCGAGCACATCCACGAGGTACTGCGGCATGCGCTGGTCGCCGAGCCGCTGGCCGGGCGGGGACTGACCGTCGCGGATGCGGCCGCGCTCGTCGACGCGGCGCAGGCGCGGCTCTACGGCTTCGGCAACGCGCACGACTTCCAGCGCCGGATCACCCACTGGCTGGGCACCCCGGAGGGCCAGATCGCCGACCGGGCGTGGGATGGGTACGACCCGCGGGACGCGCCGCCGGAACCGAGCCCGGCGACGGTTCGGCAACTGGTCGCGTCGCTGCGCGGGATCGACCGGTACGACGGTTCCGTCGACCACGACGCCTGGTCCAGGCGGCTGTACGACGGGGTCATGGGGGCGATCCGGGAGCGCGCCGGTGTCGCCGCCGAGCATCCGATCCATCCGCTCGACGTGGCGCGGATGCTGGACGTCGCCCGCGCGGACGGCGGGCCGAACGATCATCACTTCGAGCGGCAGTTGGTGGAGTTCGTCGCCACCCCGGAGGGGCGCGCGCACGCGGCGGGGCACGCGGCGTTGGACGCCGAGCTGGCCGACCCGCGTCCGTTGCCGGAGAGCAGTGCGCGGTTCCCGGAGACCACGACCGTCGAGGACATGGATCGGGTGCACGCCGATCAGGGCGGTGACTGGCCGACCGAGTCGCGGGCGGCCTACCGCACCTACCTGGACGGCAACTACCAACGCATCAACGGGTGGCAGCGGGACCGCTTGCCGCGGTACGCGGACCAGGCCCCGGTGTGCGAGGCGATGGACCGGGGTATGCGGGCGAGCAGCGAACACCTGCTGTTGCGGCGCGGGGTGAGCCTCGATGCGCTCGGTGTCTCCAGCCCGGCGGAGCTGCCGGGGCTGCTGGGCCGGGAGCTCGCCGACCCCGGGTTCATGCCGACCTCCGCGGCCGAGCGGGCCGGCTTCCAGGCGGAGCGGTTCCAGCTGGAGCTGGAGGTGCCGGCCGGGACGAGGCTCGCCTGGCTCGGCCGGCTGAGCCCGCGGCCAGAGCAGGCGGAGGTGCTGTTGGCGCCGGACACCCGGATCGTCGGTATGCGGCTGGAGCGGCGCTACTTCCAGGGCGAAGTGCAGTACGTGCTGCGCGCCCGGGTGGTGGGTCAGGGGGAGGCCCGTGGGGAGCATCCCGACGTGTCGCCCGGGCCGGACCCGGCGCCGGCATCCGGCCGCCCGGCCGGGCCGACGGACCTGGCCGCCGTCGGCGACGGGGCGGGGGAGCGGCCGGTCCCGGATGCCGGGCCGGCGATCGAGCCGGGAGCGCCGGGGGCGGACCGGGACCGAGCGGCCGGATGGCGCGACGAGGCGGTGGACCAGCAGCGGATCGCGGCGGAGGAACGGTTGGCCGAGGCGTGGCACCGCGTCCGCGTTGTGGACCATCAGCGCCGGATCGCGTCCGCCGAGGCGGAGCGGGCGCGTGCCGTCGAGGAGCAACGGGACGCCGCCGAGCGGCTCGGCCGGTTCGAGCGCGACCTCGACGGGTGGACCCGGGAAGCCGACGACGCGTCCGGCCAGCGTGACCGGTCGGCGACCGAGCACGCCGCGGCGAGCGCCGCGCACCGCGACGCGCAGGCCCGGCTCGCCGGCCATGAACAGCGGCTCGCGTCGCATCTGGATCAGCTTCGCCAGCATGCGGACCGGCCGGAGGGCGACTGGGCGCGCTACGCGGACGCGTACCACCAGTCGCGGGCCGACTCCGAGCACGCCGCCGCGGAGGCCGTCCGCGCCGAGGTGGCGGAGTTCGAGCGCCAACGCGGCCAGCATGCGGCCGCCCAGCAGCACGCCGAGCAACGC from the Actinocatenispora thailandica genome contains:
- a CDS encoding ADP-ribosyltransferase, whose translation is MLDPARNDAAARAFQGLTAEEIRAGVARIRDITPEQIDALIDRAQLPAKEALDLRFALKARREYLIERYLDAGHGDAGPVDATDSSGAQYAALGADERRIFDAEVASRLNADHDIEHIHEVLRHALVAEPLAGRGLTVADAAALVDAAQARLYGFGNAHDFQRRITHWLGTPEGQIADRAWDGYDPRDAPPEPSPATVRQLVASLRGIDRYDGSVDHDAWSRRLYDGVMGAIRERAGVAAEHPIHPLDVARMLDVARADGGPNDHHFERQLVEFVATPEGRAHAAGHAALDAELADPRPLPESSARFPETTTVEDMDRVHADQGGDWPTESRAAYRTYLDGNYQRINGWQRDRLPRYADQAPVCEAMDRGMRASSEHLLLRRGVSLDALGVSSPAELPGLLGRELADPGFMPTSAAERAGFQAERFQLELEVPAGTRLAWLGRLSPRPEQAEVLLAPDTRIVGMRLERRYFQGEVQYVLRARVVGQGEARGEHPDVSPGPDPAPASGRPAGPTDLAAVGDGAGERPVPDAGPAIEPGAPGADRDRAAGWRDEAVDQQRIAAEERLAEAWHRVRVVDHQRRIASAEAERARAVEEQRDAAERLGRFERDLDGWTREADDASGQRDRSATEHAAASAAHRDAQARLAGHEQRLASHLDQLRQHADRPEGDWARYADAYHQSRADSEHAAAEAVRAEVAEFERQRGQHAAAQQHAEQRYERSQQAIAELRRRSAAERELLADLDARRVAAEQEQRAARDDAARTEQEARSAAITAGAAEERAWELSAQADEAEGGYPDRAEQHLDLLRRELSRQQEQAASARRGAVLSAGSAADELSARLAGHERQVELLTTAIDEYGLAATLQRSVRPTEADAADSTAAHRVRGARDALSAQADELAREAGRAAEEAVSGRAAAETLRRSGVPHPDRVVDLLRDAGRAEERAATLRAQTAELTRRAERVTALLESFTDRWQQHGWARDAEFAAAQVRGWADWHDFRARQAEALAADLAAGGEGLPARSAEVLAVAASRAELAGQQVDRLNSLGGGINGTYRAMQGDRVIGAFKPADAEVFAVEGQVIRHGIPAVPGQLAGREVAASDFAELLGSTLVPPTVPMVHQGRPGSLQRWVADSMPSRPVDDYPLAEQQEIAVIDFVLGNTDRNQGNFLTVDDSVVAIDHGLVLSESARDQLQSPFVEAQLRTRLNADLMTRLRRIDAGDLRERLESRGIGVAAVDAAIARLREVQANGMIVFAERDEAVESGETPRLGR